The genomic window AGATTACTTCAATCAAGCATTACCAATCAGAAGGAAAGTAGGCGATCGCTCAGGAGAAGCTACTACTTTAAATAATATTGCCTTAGTGTACAACAACATAGGCAAACTAACAGAAGCATTAGATTACTTTAATCAAGCACTACTGATCAGGAGAGAAGTCGGTGATCGCTCAGGAGAAGCTGCTACTCTTAATAATATTGGTGCAGTTTACTGGAGTATAGGCAAACCAACAGAAGCATTAGGCTACTATGAACAAGCATTACCCATCACAAGAGAAGTAGGCGATCGCTCAGGAGAAGCTGCTACTCTCAATAATATTGGTTTACTTTACAACAATATCGGCCAACTCACCGAAGCATTAGGCTACTATGAACAAGCATTACCTATCGTAAGGGAAGTAGATGATCGCTCAGGAGAAGCTGCTACTCTCAATAATATTGGTTTACTTTACAACAATATCGGCCAATTCACTAAAGCATTAGACTACTATGAACAAGCATTACCTATCGTAAGGGAAGTAGGCGATCGCTCAAAAGAAGCTACTACTCTAAATAATATTGGCTTAGTGTACAACAACATAGGTAAACCAACAAAAGCATTATACTATTATGAACAAGCATTACCCATCATAAGAGAAGTAGGCGATCACTCAGGAGAGGCTATTACTCTGAATAATATGGGTTATGTTTATCGAGATACTAATTACCCTATCAAAGCTATTAAACATTTTGAAGATGCGGTTAATATTACTTTAGAGATGCGTCGGGGGTTGAAAAGGGAAGATAGAAAAACATTTTTAAAACAAAAAGAAAACACAGCTATTGCGCTTATTAAACTTTTAATTGAACAAAATCAACCCGAAAAAGCCTTTGAATGGGCTAACCTTACCACAACCTTTGATTTAGCAGACTATAACCGTTTAATTAATGCACAAGTGGCTAACCCTCAAATACAAAAAGAGATTGATGACTGGAATCAAAAGAATGAACGATTAAACTTTCTCAGACAACAATTAGAAGAGGAATTTTCTACAGCAAAAGCACAACAAGTTAATGAGTTACAAGCAGAATTAAATTTACAAGCAGAAGCTATTGCGGATCAACATCCAGAAGTCGCAGAACTCTTTGAAATTAAACCCACAGATATCGCTATTCTCAGAGAAAATATTGCCCCAGATACCGCAATTATTCAACCCGTCATCTTATCGGATAAAATTGCCCTATTTATTCTCACTTCTGAAGATGTAAAAGTGATTACCAAAGATATTGATAGTGATGAATTTAATCAATTAATTACTGAATATCGTCAGCAACTCTCACATTACGCAAACGCTGATGTATTTGTTACCAGCGAAAAGATTTATGATATTTTGATTCGTCCTCTTGAATCAGAAATTAACACTATTGCGCCTGAAAATTTAGCTATTATTGCTACAGGAAAACTGCGTTATATTCCCTTTGAAACCCTTTCCGATCCAGAAACAGGAGAATTTTTATTAGAAAAATATCCGATTCACTATTTAACTCGTATTAGTACCCATGCGATCCCCCCTAACTCCACTTTAGAAAGGGGTGAAAAGACACTATCAGCTTTAGCATTAGCTAACCCAAAACCTACCAATATTAACTTATCAGGAACAGAAAAAGAAGCCAAACATTTAGAAGATAATTTTCCAGGAAGTGAAGCTTATCTAGGGACAGATGCAACCTTACAAACCTTTAAAGATAATGCGTCACGTTTCCCTATTTTACACTTAGGAACTCATGGCTGTTTTGACCCTGATGGTTGTCCAAATTTAGGCATGGAAGCCAATACTATTTTATTTGCAAATAATGAACAATATAATATTGCTGATGCTGCTTTATTAGGGTTAAAAAACACAGAAATTTTAGTGTTAAGTGCTTGTCAAACTGCTAAAGAAGCTAATGCAAACGGACGAGAATTATCAGGTTTAGCGTTTGTTTTAGAACGTGCCGGTGCAAAAACTGTTATGGCCAGTTTATGGAATGCAGAGGATGACACCAGTGCTAATATTATGACTAATTTTTATACAAATATGAAACAAGGAATGAGTAAAAATGAAGCCATGCAACTAGCAAAATTAAATTACCTTGAAACAGGAGAATATGACCATCCTTATTTTTGGTCGCCTTTTATTTTAATTGGTAATAATTAACCCGTATGGTGGGCATTGTCCACCTTACTATAATCTTTACTCTATACTGCTATAGTTTGTAGGTTGGGTTGAACCAGTAGTGAAACCCAACAACACTTTGATGATTATCTTTTTTCTCGTTATTATATTACTATTTTATCCACAATAAAACATATTTTTTGACAAAAACAAGATGGTTTTTACTGTTGGGTTTCGTTCCTTAACCCAACCTACATTAATATATTAGGAATAAAACGAGCTAACAAGGTTAAGAAAGCAGTTATTACGGCAACAATAATGGGAATAACTAAAGATTTAACTCCTTTTAAATCAGCGACTTCATTAACTAAAGTGTTTTGCACTGTTTTGATATCTCTAACATTTTCTTTCAGGTTTCGCACTTCTGTTTTAACTTCCGTCACCTCTATTTTTAAGTCTGTCACATCTTTTTGTAAAGCTTCTAGTTTTCTATCAATACTTTTTAACATTTCAGCTATAGAATAAGTTATGCTACTAGGTTCAGTCATAAGTGAAACTCCTATTTAAAACTGATCTAATATTAGTATAATACAATATTACTTTAACTTAGGAATAGATGGAGCTAAAATCATTACTTGTCCTTTTTTATCAGTTTTGATAGCTAAAACAGCAGGAACTTGTTTTTTATCAGCAGTCTTATCTAATCCAAAAAAACAATAAATTACGTTATTATTTTCTAGTAATAATCGCCAAATTCTCGGTTCTTTTAAACTGGGATCATTGTCTTCAAGTCCTCGAAGATAATCAAATAAAGACAAGTCTCCAATAAAACGATAATCTTCTAAACTGGGATCAATAAAAACATCATCTAAATTTCGTCCTAATACTAAATCTTCTTTCGGGAAAATATAGGTAAATACAGGTAAAGTAGAAGTTTCATTAATTGCATCTCGACGGGCATCCTCCCATCCTTGAATTCTTGCTAACCAAAACAAAACGATTAATAACCAAATCACAATAATTAAATCTTTTCGTAATGAAACAGGAATAACAGTTACTAATCCTCGGATCAATTTAGATGGGGTACATTGATGAAAATACTTTGCATATCTTCTTAAACTACGCTGTACTTTTTGCCATTTTCTACGACGAGATGTAACATTTAACGGTTGAGATAACGGCAAAATAAAATTAACTGTCAAAGGTTCTACAAACCATAAAGTAAATTTAATCACAGTTGCCACTAAAAATAATGCTATGATAGTTTTAGTAGATGCCCAACCGTTGCCTACAAAAACTTGAATAGGAACAAACAAAAAAGAACGCAAGGGAAAAGATAATTGTGTTAATTCTAATTGAAAATAGCTATAATAAGCCCAACGATAGATCCATCCTGTAAAATAAAGAAAGATTCCTAACAACCCTAAAACACTAGCAAAGGTTCCTAAAATCTGTGTATTATTTTGAGATGGTTGACTACCAGACATAAATACCCCATTCCTTGATTGCATAGTTTACAGTATCCTATTGAGTCATGATAAAACTTTCAATTAAAATTATTACCATTGCTTCTCTCACTGTCGGTTTAGGACTTTATTTTATCCCCAAAAACGGATTTTCTTTACCTTCTCGTCCCATTAAATCTATTAAAATACAAAATAATATTATCCCTGTTGCATTACCTTATGATGCCACAGTAACATTAAAAACAAATAGCACAATGTCAGGAAAAATTGTAAATTTTGATCAACAAAAATCAGAAATAACTGTAGAAAAAAGTGGAAGATCAAAAGCAATAGCAATTACTGATATTGAAAAAGTAGAATTTGGCAGAGAAGTTAAACTAATTCACAGTGGAAAACCTGTTATAAGAGGAGAAGACAATAATGCTAATCCAAATACGACAGAAACTTGGCAAGAACCCTTAACCCATTTTAAAATAACTAACGCTCAAGATGGCAAAGCTGAAGTTATTTTATCTAAACTAAGTAAAGCAGAATTAAGAGGAATTAGGGCTGTTTCTCAAACTAATACCTATGTGGTTGATGAACTCAGTTTTAATGATAATAATAACCATATAATTTTAACTGTCATCCGTTATTCAGACTAATCTTAAACATAATGTCAATTATTACCGGAAAAACGAAATTATTAGGCATCATTGGTCATCCCGTCGAACATTCCTTATCCCCTGTCATGCAAAATGCAGAAATTAAACGGTTAGGGGTTGACTACATTTATATTCCTTTTCCTGTCAAACCTGAAAACTTAGAAACTGCTTTAGATGGCTTTGCAACCATAGGCGTGATGGGTTTCAACGCAACCATCCCCCATAAACAAGCTATCATCCCCCTACTCTCTGAAGTTACCACAACCGCGAAATTAGTGGGAGCGGTGAACACCGTTTGGCGCACAGAAATAGGTTGGAAAGGCACAAACACCGACGTTATTGGCTTTGTCACCCCCCTAAAAGCTTTAAACCGTGACTGGAACACCATTAAACCCATTATCCTCGGAAATGGAGGCGCAGCCAGGGCCGTAGTGGTAGGGTTAGCGGAATTAGGTTGCCGTGATATTTGCGTTGTGGGACGAGATAAGGACAAGTTAGGTCAATTTAAGCAAAGTTGGGACACTAGCGAGCTTCAAGCCTCTATAACCGTTCATTCCTGGGATGAATTATCGGGAATGGTATCAGAAAGCCAGTTAATTGTTAACACCACACCTATCGGGATGTTTCCTCATACTCAGAATTCTCCCGTTGACAGTAATTTATGGGAAAAATTGCCTAATAATGCGATCGCTTATGACTTAATTTATAATCCCAGTCCTACCCAGTTTCTAAAAGATGCAAAACAGCAAGGTTTAACGGTTATTGATGGTTTAGATATGTTAGTGTATCAAGGGGCTGCAGCCTTAGAAATTTGGTTACAACAACCCGTCTCAGCAACAGTAATGAGTGAAGCTTTGAAACAATCTCTTTTTTCCTAATTTATGTATTAACGTTCTGAATATAGTGTATTAGATATTCCTAAATATTGGATTGTTGGTCTGTTGCAGGAAAAAGTTATCATTCTGTCTTTATCTGAAGGGTTTTATGATGAGACAATATTTACCTCATCAAATATGGTGAAATCTCCTACTTTTCTTGAATTTAATTATACTGTCTTTCAAATTTTACAAGAGAATTACAAAACCTTGTAAGGTGGGCATTGCCCACCCTACTATATTTGTTATAATATTATTACTCATGAATATTTTTTTTAATTCTTTTTATTTCCTCAATCTTTCCCATAAACTCTATGGAATCTTAAAATCTTTGCAACGAAATCTAGGTCTAGAAGATGCAGAAATTGATGATGGTTCAGAAAGTTTAATTAGAGAATATGGTTTCTTTTTTCTATTATTCGGTCTTTTATTTTTATATATCGTTTATTTAAGTTTCAAACAGCGTAAATAAAACGGGACAATCCAAGTAATACCAATTGTCAAAACTCATTAGCGTCATTGCGAGGGGTACAATTAACCTTAACCTTTGACGTTCACTGAAAATACCCCGAAGCAATCTACCACATACGGGAGAGATTGCTTCATTTTTTAAGAACTGATATGAGAAATTAATAATGAATAATTTCTGGATTATTCATTATTAATTAACTTTTAACAGCCACGCCACTACTAAAACGAATTTTTAAGAAATCTTCTTCCATTTTAGCCCCCGAGGGATTCAATGCGGCCAACGCTTGAGGTAACACTAAATTACGGCGATGATTACCGATTCTAATATTCAATTCATCCCCTGTTTTATTCAGTTGTACCTTTTCTTTAGGAATACCCGGTAAGTACAATTCTAAACTATAGTCTTGACCATTTTGTACCACCCTAATCGTATCTTCTTGATGGTAAACTTGTGCCGGATCTTCATCTTTATAGAGGGTTTCTTTTAATCTTTCTAAAGCTTCCATCCCACACATTTCTTCAGAGAATAAAGGCACTTCTTTAACAGGTAAAGGATGGAAATTTTCGTGAATTTCTTGCTTATAAACTTGTTGATTATTTTTCCATTTTTCAAAGAAGGGATCATTAACCGTATCAGGAATAATACGGTTAGCAATCACTAAATCGGTAGAAACATTATACAAACTCAGATAAGCATGGGCCCGCAAAGATTCTTTAATAACCATTCTTTCAGGATTTGTCACCAAACGAACAGAAGTTTGCTTATTATCCGTCAAAACCTTCTCTAATTCTTCGATTTGCTCGTAAAATTCATAGGGTGCGTCCATTACCTCCTTATCCGGTAGAGAAAATCCTGCGATCGGTCTAAACAAGGGTTCTACCAAAGGACGTAAGGCTACAGACATCCCTTGTAACGGTTTATAAAATCTTCTCATATACCAGCCGCCCACTTCAGGAATACTCAGGAGACGTAATGCTGTTCCGGTTGGGGCCGAGTCAATGATTAAAACGTCGTATTCTCCTTCGTCGTAGTGTCTTTTCATGCGAACTAAGCCAAAAATTTCGTCCATTCCTGGTAAAATAGCTAATTCTTCTGCTTGTACGCCGTCGAGTCCTCTTGCTTGCAATACCTGGGTAATATACCGTTTAACTGCCCCCCAGTTCCCTTCAAGTTCCATTAATGCGTCCAGTTCGGCCCCCCACAGGTTAGGACGCACGGAACGAGGTTCGTGGCCCAATTCTAAATCAAAACTATCTGCTAAGGAATGGGCCGGGTCCGTACTTAAGACCAAGGTTTTGTACCCTAACTCAGCACATCTGAGGCCAGTGGCCGCAGCGACGGAAGTTTTCCCAACTCCCCCTTTACCAGTCATGAGGATTACACGCATGATTTTTTCAGAAAAATTTACATTACTTATTCTTATTATGAAGGATTTAGGACAAAATGTTGTTTTAGTACATCCCAACGAGAACAGTTCCAGTAGTCAATATGGGAAATAATCAGGTTTTGGTCATTAAAGGTCAGTTCACTGCGGCCTGGGATGGAAATAGGGGGTTTCCAGGGTAACGGGGTGATCCAGTGTAGCGTCCATTCTGTATGAATAATGTTATCGCTTTGATAGATATTGTGTAATTCTAAATCAACATTTTTGAACCAAGTTGACATAAATTGGATCATCTCTTGATAACGTTTAACTCCTGTAAATTCATTAACGGGATCTTTAAAATAAACATTATCTGCATACACTGAATAGGTTTGATTCTTCGGAAAGGTTTGATAGTCGTTTTTGATAGTTTCTAGAAGCTTCATTATGTCAAATTTTGTATCTTTAACTTGGTATATACTGTATTATAGAAATAATATTGAATCGGTTGTGCTAAAGTACGGATAAAAAGTTATATTTTTCTATAAAATTTATCCTTTTAGCTAACCCATCTTGCGAAATAGAAGATTTTCTTATCACCATAATTGGAGGAGCATTATTAAAATTGTTAATTGTGTTAAATAATTACTAAGTTTAATAACATGAATGATTTGGAAAGAATCGGAAATTTTGTACTGCATTTATTCATTTTTTTAAGTTTTGTTTATATGCTAAAGTCTTCAATGGGGATTAATTTCGTCCAGAATTGTCATGCTGAAGAAATTTTATTAGGAAACTGTAAATCTTCAGTTCCTACAATTATAGATAAAATGTATGAAACTTATCAGTTTATTACTGATTAAACTAAAATGGTACGGAGTAATTGGTTTTCTGTTTGGAAAATAAGGAAGCGAAGATACTTCAAATCATTTAAACTAATATTTATCCGATCATAATTAAAAATTATTATATGGAAAGGAGGAAAATAAATGACCCAATCAAATCACACCCTTTGGAATATTTCTGAAGAAATGATTGAACTAGAAAACTTAATTAATCAACTTCAAGACTCAGAAGAATTAAGCGAAGAAGAAAAAGAAGTTAAAATTAATGAACTATTTTCTGAGTGGTTAACTGCCGATACCAACTTTGAAGAAAAAGCCGAAAAAGTAGCCCATTATATTAAGTATTTAGAAGCGATAACAGA from Crocosphaera subtropica ATCC 51142 includes these protein-coding regions:
- a CDS encoding TRC40/GET3/ArsA family transport-energizing ATPase; the encoded protein is MRVILMTGKGGVGKTSVAAATGLRCAELGYKTLVLSTDPAHSLADSFDLELGHEPRSVRPNLWGAELDALMELEGNWGAVKRYITQVLQARGLDGVQAEELAILPGMDEIFGLVRMKRHYDEGEYDVLIIDSAPTGTALRLLSIPEVGGWYMRRFYKPLQGMSVALRPLVEPLFRPIAGFSLPDKEVMDAPYEFYEQIEELEKVLTDNKQTSVRLVTNPERMVIKESLRAHAYLSLYNVSTDLVIANRIIPDTVNDPFFEKWKNNQQVYKQEIHENFHPLPVKEVPLFSEEMCGMEALERLKETLYKDEDPAQVYHQEDTIRVVQNGQDYSLELYLPGIPKEKVQLNKTGDELNIRIGNHRRNLVLPQALAALNPSGAKMEEDFLKIRFSSGVAVKS
- a CDS encoding DUF2358 domain-containing protein — translated: MKLLETIKNDYQTFPKNQTYSVYADNVYFKDPVNEFTGVKRYQEMIQFMSTWFKNVDLELHNIYQSDNIIHTEWTLHWITPLPWKPPISIPGRSELTFNDQNLIISHIDYWNCSRWDVLKQHFVLNPS
- a CDS encoding CHAT domain-containing protein, with amino-acid sequence MKAILSSLITLSICLTPITPILTVQPATAQTENLSEQALQLLQQSIQLGQQDKYQEAIETLQRALGISKKIKNKELEITALLGLGFTYRSINKPTQALDYYEQALSITREVSDYLGEATILINIGFVYNNIDKPTEALDYYKQALPIMRQLGDVLGEATTLNNIALVYSNIGKPTEALNHYEQALLIVREIGDRLKEATTLNNIGLVYNNIGKPTEALDYFNQALPIRRKVGDRSGEATTLNNIALVYNNIGKLTEALDYFNQALLIRREVGDRSGEAATLNNIGAVYWSIGKPTEALGYYEQALPITREVGDRSGEAATLNNIGLLYNNIGQLTEALGYYEQALPIVREVDDRSGEAATLNNIGLLYNNIGQFTKALDYYEQALPIVREVGDRSKEATTLNNIGLVYNNIGKPTKALYYYEQALPIIREVGDHSGEAITLNNMGYVYRDTNYPIKAIKHFEDAVNITLEMRRGLKREDRKTFLKQKENTAIALIKLLIEQNQPEKAFEWANLTTTFDLADYNRLINAQVANPQIQKEIDDWNQKNERLNFLRQQLEEEFSTAKAQQVNELQAELNLQAEAIADQHPEVAELFEIKPTDIAILRENIAPDTAIIQPVILSDKIALFILTSEDVKVITKDIDSDEFNQLITEYRQQLSHYANADVFVTSEKIYDILIRPLESEINTIAPENLAIIATGKLRYIPFETLSDPETGEFLLEKYPIHYLTRISTHAIPPNSTLERGEKTLSALALANPKPTNINLSGTEKEAKHLEDNFPGSEAYLGTDATLQTFKDNASRFPILHLGTHGCFDPDGCPNLGMEANTILFANNEQYNIADAALLGLKNTEILVLSACQTAKEANANGRELSGLAFVLERAGAKTVMASLWNAEDDTSANIMTNFYTNMKQGMSKNEAMQLAKLNYLETGEYDHPYFWSPFILIGNN
- a CDS encoding shikimate dehydrogenase produces the protein MSIITGKTKLLGIIGHPVEHSLSPVMQNAEIKRLGVDYIYIPFPVKPENLETALDGFATIGVMGFNATIPHKQAIIPLLSEVTTTAKLVGAVNTVWRTEIGWKGTNTDVIGFVTPLKALNRDWNTIKPIILGNGGAARAVVVGLAELGCRDICVVGRDKDKLGQFKQSWDTSELQASITVHSWDELSGMVSESQLIVNTTPIGMFPHTQNSPVDSNLWEKLPNNAIAYDLIYNPSPTQFLKDAKQQGLTVIDGLDMLVYQGAAALEIWLQQPVSATVMSEALKQSLFS